From a single Ovis aries strain OAR_USU_Benz2616 breed Rambouillet chromosome 23, ARS-UI_Ramb_v3.0, whole genome shotgun sequence genomic region:
- the SYT4 gene encoding synaptotagmin-4, producing MAPISASREEFDEIPTVVGIFSAFGLVFTVSLFAWICCQRKSSKPSKTPPYKFVHVLKGVDIYPESLNSKKKFGADEKNEVKNKSAVPKNSLHLDLEKRDLNGNFPKTNLKAGSPSDLDSMTPKLSSEGGKEVVSPDSLNSSTSLTSDEKQEKLGTLFFSLEYNFEKKAFVVNIKEARGLPAMDDQSMTSDPYIKMMILPEKKHKVKTRVLRKTLDPAFDETFTFYGIPYTQIQELALHFTVLSFDRFSRDDVIGEVLIPLAGIELTNGEMLMNREITKRNVRKSSGRGELLISLCYQSTTNTLTVVVLKARHLPKSDVSGLSDPYVKVNLYHAKKRISKKKTHVKKCTPNAVFNELFVFDIPCEGLEEISVEFLVLDSERGSRNEVIGRLVLGAAAEGTGGEHWKEICDYPRRQIAKWHALCDG from the exons ATGGCTCCGATCTCTGCCAGCCGGGAAGAATTTG ATGAAATCCCCACAGTGGTGGGGATCTTCAGTGCGTTTGGCCTGGTCTTCACAGTCTCTCTGTTTGCATGGATATGCTGTCAGAGAAAGTCATCCAAGCCTAGCAAGACTCCTCCGTATAAGTTTGTGCATGTGCTAAAGGGAGTTGACATTTACCCTGAAAGCCTGAACAGCAAAAAGAAGTTCGGAGctgatgagaaaaatgaagtaaaGAATAAAtcagcagtgccaaagaattcattgCATCTTGATCTTGAGAAGAGAGATCTAAATGGCAATTTTCCCAAAACAAATCTCAAAGCTGGAAGTCCTTCTGACCTGGACAGCATGACCCCAAAACTCTCTTCAGAAGGGGGAAAAGAGGTAGTTTCCCCCGATAGCTTAAATTCCAGCACTTCTCTTACTTCAGATGAGAAACAGGAGAAGCTGGgaaccctcttcttctccttagAGTACAACTTTGAAAAGAAAGCATTTGTGGTAAATATTAAGGAAGCCCGTGGCTTGCCAGCCATGGATGACCAGTCAATGACCTCTGACCCGTACATCAAAATGATGATTCTTCCAGAAAAGAAGCATAAAGTAAAAACCAGAGTTCTGAGAAAGACCTTGGACCCGGCTTTCGATGAGACCTTCACATTCTATGGGATACCCTACACCCAGATCCAGGAGCTGGCCTTGCACTTCACAGTCTTGAGTTTTGACAGGTTTTCAAGAGATGATGTCATTGGAGAAGTCCTGATTCCTCTAGCAGGAATTGAATTAACTAATGGAGAAATGTTAATGAACAGAGAGATTACCAAGAGAAATGTTAGG AAATCTTCTGGACGGGGTGAGTTATTGATCTCTCTCTGCTATCAGTCCACCACAAATACTCTTACTGTGGTTGTTTTAAAAGCTCGGCACCTGCCTAAATCTGATGTGTCTGGACTTTCAG ATCCCTATGTCAAAGTGAACCTGTACCATGCCAAAAAGAGAATCTCTAAAAAGAAGACGCATGTGAAGAAATGCACCCCCAATGCAGTGTTCAATGAACTCTTTGTCTTTGACATTCCTTGTGAGGGTCTAGAAGAGATAAGTGTTGAATTTCTGGTTTTGGATTCTGAAAGGGGATCCCGAAATGAGGTGATTGGGCGGTTGGTCCTgggagcagcagcagaaggaaccGGTGGAGAGCACTGGAAGGAGATCTGTGACTATCCCAGAAGGCAAATCGCCAAGTGGCACGCGCTCTGTGATGGTTAG